The Equus przewalskii isolate Varuska chromosome 8, EquPr2, whole genome shotgun sequence genome has a window encoding:
- the LOC103560800 gene encoding sphingomyelin phosphodiesterase 5 isoform X2 — MQSPPDWPPKPGALRPSPFPHPVLDILHGLACALLFPAYWILDQLLGFWARATRRSGLRWLRAVAGVGASLLLLPLLLLVGLPLALPGFLLWLLLQAWRRPFCYQPPPECWTPPTPWRPPAEPARCFGFLSANLCLLPDGLARFSNLQHSQRRAEALGAVLLAGLRSSRYGATGCSSPGPEAPSGVLIAAVPAGLDFVCLQEVFDLRAARRLVNCLAPNLGPVLYDVGTFGLQPGPHLKLLGSGLLLASRYPLLRAAFWCFPHARREDALASKGLLSAQVQLGILDGRRVVGFLHCTHLHAPNEDGPLRCQQLTLLLDWAEQFEAESRQSDEAVAFSVLLGDLNFDNCSPGKRRLLQSVAARPGPAHPAPVFLPRPCAGAEAPALQPLPGPLPAGHAPGAALGRGNYTERLHALPLGGLLPGDAEEVSGNLGARHRLERECPSLVTQPLLRALEQKEGRRRYLAGPPSGSHRAKPWKGRRVDYITYRGVPGGPLSPGSQTTWPWDFGSELRCLPKAGTIDRCDAGGKTDRTQSMSLAGRRGNRAT; from the exons ATGCAATCCCCGCCCGACTGGCCCCCGAAGCCCGGCGCCCTACGGCCCTCGCCCTTCCCGCACCCTGTGCTGGACATCCTCCACGGCCTAGCCTGCGCGCTGCTCTTCCCAGCCTACTGGATCCTGGACCAGCTGCTGGGCTTCTGGGCGCGGGCGACGCGCCGGAGTGGCCTGAGGTGGCTGAGAGCAGTGGCGGGCGTCGGTGcgtctctgctgctgctgccgctgctgctgctcgTCGGCCTGCCCCTGGCACTGCCGGGCTTCTTGCTTTGGCTGCTGCTGCAGGCCTGGCGCCGCCCCTTCTGTTACCAGCCCCCTCCGGAGTGCTGGACGCCCCCCACGCCCTGGCGACCCCCAGCTGAGCCCGCGCGCTGCTTCGGCTTCCTCAGCGCCAACCTGTGTCTGCTCCCCGACGGGCTGGCGCGCTTCAGCAACTTGCAGCACAGCCAGCGGCGGGCCGAGGCCTTGGGCGCCGTGCTGCTCGCCGGTCTGCGTTCCTCGCGCTATGGGGCTACTGGCTGCAGCTCGCCAGGGCCAGAGGCGCCGTCTGGGGTGCTGATAGCCGCGGTGCCGGCGGGTCTGGACTTCGTGTGCCTACAGGAGGTGTTCGATCTGCGCGCGGCGCGCAGACTGGTAAACTGCCTGGCGCCCAATCTGGGCCCGGTGCTGTACGACGTGGGCACGTTCGGCCTGCAGCCCGGGCCGCACCTCAAGCTGCTAGGCAGCGGGCTGCTGCTGGCCTCGCGCTACCCGCTGCTGCGCGCCGCCTTCTGGTGTTTCCCCCATGCGCGTCGCGAGGACGCGCTGGCCTCCAAGGGACTGCTTTCCGCACAG GTACAACTGGGCATCCTAGATGGGCGACGCGTCGTGGGCTTCCTGCATTGCACGCACTTGCATGCGCCGAATG aggatGGGCCCTTGCGCTGTCAACAGCTCACGCTGCTGCTAGACTGGGCCGAGCAGTTTGAGGCCGAGAGCCGTCAGAGCGACGAAGCCGTGGCCTTCAGCGTGCTGCTGGGGGACCTGAACTTCGACAACTGCTCACCAGGTAAGCGGAGGCTGCTGCAGAGCGTGGCCGCGCGGCCTGGCCCCGCCCACCCAGCGCCGGTTTTCCTCCCCAGACCATGCGCAGGAGCAGAAGCACCAGCTCTTCAGCCGCTTCCAGGACCCCTGCCGGCTGGGCACGCGCCGGGAGCAGCCCTGGGCCGTGG GAACTATACTGAACGCCTCCACGCTCTGCCACTCGGTGGCCTGCTCCCCGGAGATGCTGAGGAGGTGAGTGGCAACCTGGGGGCCAGACACCGCCTAGAACGAGAGTGCCCTAGCCTTGTGACACAGCCCCTCCTCAGGGCCCTGGAGCAGAAGGAAGGGCGCCGTCGCTACCTGGCAGGCCCTCCCAGCGGAAGCCACCGGGCTAAGCCCTGGAAGGGGCGGCGCGTGGACTACATCACGTATCGGGGAGTGCCCGGAGGCCCTCTGAgccca GGCTCACAGACCACCTGGCCGTGGGACTTCGGCTCCGAGTTGCGATGTCTTCCTAAGGCAGGCACGATCGACAGGTGCGACGCCGGTGGAAAGACAGACAGGACGCAGAGCATGAGCCTGGCTGGTCGCCGCGGGAACAGGGCGACTTAA
- the LOC103560800 gene encoding sphingomyelin phosphodiesterase 5 isoform X8, with protein sequence MQSPPDWPPKPGALRPSPFPHPVLDILHGLACALLFPAYWILDQLLGFWARATRRSGLRWLRAVAGVGASLLLLPLLLLVGLPLALPGFLLWLLLQAWRRPFCYQPPPECWTPPTPWRPPAEPARCFGFLSANLCLLPDGLARFSNLQHSQRRAEALGAVLLAGLRSSRYGATGCSSPGPEAPSGVLIAAVPAGLDFVCLQEVFDLRAARRLVNCLAPNLGPVLYDVGTFGLQPGPHLKLLGSGLLLASRYPLLRAAFWCFPHARREDALASKGLLSAQVQLGILDGRRVVGFLHCTHLHAPNEDGPLRCQQLTLLLDWAEQFEAESRQSDEAVAFSVLLGDLNFDNCSPDHAQEQKHQLFSRFQDPCRLGTRREQPWAVGTILNASTLCHSVACSPEMLRRALEQKEGRRRYLAGPPSGSHRAKPWKGRRVDYITYRGVPGGPLSPVSGRTQGAGSAGAGATPQPDSHPQEVEQVTFSTALAGLTDHLAVGLRLRVAMSS encoded by the exons ATGCAATCCCCGCCCGACTGGCCCCCGAAGCCCGGCGCCCTACGGCCCTCGCCCTTCCCGCACCCTGTGCTGGACATCCTCCACGGCCTAGCCTGCGCGCTGCTCTTCCCAGCCTACTGGATCCTGGACCAGCTGCTGGGCTTCTGGGCGCGGGCGACGCGCCGGAGTGGCCTGAGGTGGCTGAGAGCAGTGGCGGGCGTCGGTGcgtctctgctgctgctgccgctgctgctgctcgTCGGCCTGCCCCTGGCACTGCCGGGCTTCTTGCTTTGGCTGCTGCTGCAGGCCTGGCGCCGCCCCTTCTGTTACCAGCCCCCTCCGGAGTGCTGGACGCCCCCCACGCCCTGGCGACCCCCAGCTGAGCCCGCGCGCTGCTTCGGCTTCCTCAGCGCCAACCTGTGTCTGCTCCCCGACGGGCTGGCGCGCTTCAGCAACTTGCAGCACAGCCAGCGGCGGGCCGAGGCCTTGGGCGCCGTGCTGCTCGCCGGTCTGCGTTCCTCGCGCTATGGGGCTACTGGCTGCAGCTCGCCAGGGCCAGAGGCGCCGTCTGGGGTGCTGATAGCCGCGGTGCCGGCGGGTCTGGACTTCGTGTGCCTACAGGAGGTGTTCGATCTGCGCGCGGCGCGCAGACTGGTAAACTGCCTGGCGCCCAATCTGGGCCCGGTGCTGTACGACGTGGGCACGTTCGGCCTGCAGCCCGGGCCGCACCTCAAGCTGCTAGGCAGCGGGCTGCTGCTGGCCTCGCGCTACCCGCTGCTGCGCGCCGCCTTCTGGTGTTTCCCCCATGCGCGTCGCGAGGACGCGCTGGCCTCCAAGGGACTGCTTTCCGCACAG GTACAACTGGGCATCCTAGATGGGCGACGCGTCGTGGGCTTCCTGCATTGCACGCACTTGCATGCGCCGAATG aggatGGGCCCTTGCGCTGTCAACAGCTCACGCTGCTGCTAGACTGGGCCGAGCAGTTTGAGGCCGAGAGCCGTCAGAGCGACGAAGCCGTGGCCTTCAGCGTGCTGCTGGGGGACCTGAACTTCGACAACTGCTCACCAG ACCATGCGCAGGAGCAGAAGCACCAGCTCTTCAGCCGCTTCCAGGACCCCTGCCGGCTGGGCACGCGCCGGGAGCAGCCCTGGGCCGTGG GAACTATACTGAACGCCTCCACGCTCTGCCACTCGGTGGCCTGCTCCCCGGAGATGCTGAGGAG GGCCCTGGAGCAGAAGGAAGGGCGCCGTCGCTACCTGGCAGGCCCTCCCAGCGGAAGCCACCGGGCTAAGCCCTGGAAGGGGCGGCGCGTGGACTACATCACGTATCGGGGAGTGCCCGGAGGCCCTCTGAgcccagtaagtggcagaactcaGGGCGCCGGGTCAGCTGGCGCTGGGGCAACTCCTCAACCTGACTCCCACCCCCAGGAGGTGGAACAGGTGACATTCAGCACCGCCCTGGCAGGGCTCACAGACCACCTGGCCGTGGGACTTCGGCTCCGAGTTGCGATGTCTTCCTAA
- the LOC103560800 gene encoding sphingomyelin phosphodiesterase 5 isoform X3, giving the protein MQSPPDWPPKPGALRPSPFPHPVLDILHGLACALLFPAYWILDQLLGFWARATRRSGLRWLRAVAGVGASLLLLPLLLLVGLPLALPGFLLWLLLQAWRRPFCYQPPPECWTPPTPWRPPAEPARCFGFLSANLCLLPDGLARFSNLQHSQRRAEALGAVLLAGLRSSRYGATGCSSPGPEAPSGVLIAAVPAGLDFVCLQEVFDLRAARRLVNCLAPNLGPVLYDVGTFGLQPGPHLKLLGSGLLLASRYPLLRAAFWCFPHARREDALASKGLLSAQVQLGILDGRRVVGFLHCTHLHAPNEDGPLRCQQLTLLLDWAEQFEAESRQSDEAVAFSVLLGDLNFDNCSPGKRRLLQSVAARPGPAHPAPVFLPRPCAGAEAPALQPLPGPLPAGHAPGAALGRGNYTERLHALPLGGLLPGDAEEPLLRALEQKEGRRRYLAGPPSGSHRAKPWKGRRVDYITYRGVPGGPLSPVSGRTQGAGSAGAGATPQPDSHPQEVEQVTFSTALAGLTDHLAVGLRLRVAMSS; this is encoded by the exons ATGCAATCCCCGCCCGACTGGCCCCCGAAGCCCGGCGCCCTACGGCCCTCGCCCTTCCCGCACCCTGTGCTGGACATCCTCCACGGCCTAGCCTGCGCGCTGCTCTTCCCAGCCTACTGGATCCTGGACCAGCTGCTGGGCTTCTGGGCGCGGGCGACGCGCCGGAGTGGCCTGAGGTGGCTGAGAGCAGTGGCGGGCGTCGGTGcgtctctgctgctgctgccgctgctgctgctcgTCGGCCTGCCCCTGGCACTGCCGGGCTTCTTGCTTTGGCTGCTGCTGCAGGCCTGGCGCCGCCCCTTCTGTTACCAGCCCCCTCCGGAGTGCTGGACGCCCCCCACGCCCTGGCGACCCCCAGCTGAGCCCGCGCGCTGCTTCGGCTTCCTCAGCGCCAACCTGTGTCTGCTCCCCGACGGGCTGGCGCGCTTCAGCAACTTGCAGCACAGCCAGCGGCGGGCCGAGGCCTTGGGCGCCGTGCTGCTCGCCGGTCTGCGTTCCTCGCGCTATGGGGCTACTGGCTGCAGCTCGCCAGGGCCAGAGGCGCCGTCTGGGGTGCTGATAGCCGCGGTGCCGGCGGGTCTGGACTTCGTGTGCCTACAGGAGGTGTTCGATCTGCGCGCGGCGCGCAGACTGGTAAACTGCCTGGCGCCCAATCTGGGCCCGGTGCTGTACGACGTGGGCACGTTCGGCCTGCAGCCCGGGCCGCACCTCAAGCTGCTAGGCAGCGGGCTGCTGCTGGCCTCGCGCTACCCGCTGCTGCGCGCCGCCTTCTGGTGTTTCCCCCATGCGCGTCGCGAGGACGCGCTGGCCTCCAAGGGACTGCTTTCCGCACAG GTACAACTGGGCATCCTAGATGGGCGACGCGTCGTGGGCTTCCTGCATTGCACGCACTTGCATGCGCCGAATG aggatGGGCCCTTGCGCTGTCAACAGCTCACGCTGCTGCTAGACTGGGCCGAGCAGTTTGAGGCCGAGAGCCGTCAGAGCGACGAAGCCGTGGCCTTCAGCGTGCTGCTGGGGGACCTGAACTTCGACAACTGCTCACCAGGTAAGCGGAGGCTGCTGCAGAGCGTGGCCGCGCGGCCTGGCCCCGCCCACCCAGCGCCGGTTTTCCTCCCCAGACCATGCGCAGGAGCAGAAGCACCAGCTCTTCAGCCGCTTCCAGGACCCCTGCCGGCTGGGCACGCGCCGGGAGCAGCCCTGGGCCGTGG GAACTATACTGAACGCCTCCACGCTCTGCCACTCGGTGGCCTGCTCCCCGGAGATGCTGAGGAG CCCCTCCTCAGGGCCCTGGAGCAGAAGGAAGGGCGCCGTCGCTACCTGGCAGGCCCTCCCAGCGGAAGCCACCGGGCTAAGCCCTGGAAGGGGCGGCGCGTGGACTACATCACGTATCGGGGAGTGCCCGGAGGCCCTCTGAgcccagtaagtggcagaactcaGGGCGCCGGGTCAGCTGGCGCTGGGGCAACTCCTCAACCTGACTCCCACCCCCAGGAGGTGGAACAGGTGACATTCAGCACCGCCCTGGCAGGGCTCACAGACCACCTGGCCGTGGGACTTCGGCTCCGAGTTGCGATGTCTTCCTAA
- the LOC103560800 gene encoding sphingomyelin phosphodiesterase 5 isoform X11, producing MQSPPDWPPKPGALRPSPFPHPVLDILHGLACALLFPAYWILDQLLGFWARATRRSGLRWLRAVAGVGASLLLLPLLLLVGLPLALPGFLLWLLLQAWRRPFCYQPPPECWTPPTPWRPPAEPARCFGFLSANLCLLPDGLARFSNLQHSQRRAEALGAVLLAGLRSSRYGATGCSSPGPEAPSGVLIAAVPAGLDFVCLQEVFDLRAARRLVNCLAPNLGPVLYDVGTFGLQPGPHLKLLGSGLLLASRYPLLRAAFWCFPHARREDALASKGLLSAQVQLGILDGRRVVGFLHCTHLHAPNEDGPLRCQQLTLLLDWAEQFEAESRQSDEAVAFSVLLGDLNFDNCSPDHAQEQKHQLFSRFQDPCRLGTRREQPWAVGTILNASTLCHSVACSPEMLRRALEQKEGRRRYLAGPPSGSHRAKPWKGRRVDYITYRGVPGGPLSPEVEQVTFSTALAGLTDHLAVGLRLRVAMSS from the exons ATGCAATCCCCGCCCGACTGGCCCCCGAAGCCCGGCGCCCTACGGCCCTCGCCCTTCCCGCACCCTGTGCTGGACATCCTCCACGGCCTAGCCTGCGCGCTGCTCTTCCCAGCCTACTGGATCCTGGACCAGCTGCTGGGCTTCTGGGCGCGGGCGACGCGCCGGAGTGGCCTGAGGTGGCTGAGAGCAGTGGCGGGCGTCGGTGcgtctctgctgctgctgccgctgctgctgctcgTCGGCCTGCCCCTGGCACTGCCGGGCTTCTTGCTTTGGCTGCTGCTGCAGGCCTGGCGCCGCCCCTTCTGTTACCAGCCCCCTCCGGAGTGCTGGACGCCCCCCACGCCCTGGCGACCCCCAGCTGAGCCCGCGCGCTGCTTCGGCTTCCTCAGCGCCAACCTGTGTCTGCTCCCCGACGGGCTGGCGCGCTTCAGCAACTTGCAGCACAGCCAGCGGCGGGCCGAGGCCTTGGGCGCCGTGCTGCTCGCCGGTCTGCGTTCCTCGCGCTATGGGGCTACTGGCTGCAGCTCGCCAGGGCCAGAGGCGCCGTCTGGGGTGCTGATAGCCGCGGTGCCGGCGGGTCTGGACTTCGTGTGCCTACAGGAGGTGTTCGATCTGCGCGCGGCGCGCAGACTGGTAAACTGCCTGGCGCCCAATCTGGGCCCGGTGCTGTACGACGTGGGCACGTTCGGCCTGCAGCCCGGGCCGCACCTCAAGCTGCTAGGCAGCGGGCTGCTGCTGGCCTCGCGCTACCCGCTGCTGCGCGCCGCCTTCTGGTGTTTCCCCCATGCGCGTCGCGAGGACGCGCTGGCCTCCAAGGGACTGCTTTCCGCACAG GTACAACTGGGCATCCTAGATGGGCGACGCGTCGTGGGCTTCCTGCATTGCACGCACTTGCATGCGCCGAATG aggatGGGCCCTTGCGCTGTCAACAGCTCACGCTGCTGCTAGACTGGGCCGAGCAGTTTGAGGCCGAGAGCCGTCAGAGCGACGAAGCCGTGGCCTTCAGCGTGCTGCTGGGGGACCTGAACTTCGACAACTGCTCACCAG ACCATGCGCAGGAGCAGAAGCACCAGCTCTTCAGCCGCTTCCAGGACCCCTGCCGGCTGGGCACGCGCCGGGAGCAGCCCTGGGCCGTGG GAACTATACTGAACGCCTCCACGCTCTGCCACTCGGTGGCCTGCTCCCCGGAGATGCTGAGGAG GGCCCTGGAGCAGAAGGAAGGGCGCCGTCGCTACCTGGCAGGCCCTCCCAGCGGAAGCCACCGGGCTAAGCCCTGGAAGGGGCGGCGCGTGGACTACATCACGTATCGGGGAGTGCCCGGAGGCCCTCTGAgccca GAGGTGGAACAGGTGACATTCAGCACCGCCCTGGCAGGGCTCACAGACCACCTGGCCGTGGGACTTCGGCTCCGAGTTGCGATGTCTTCCTAA
- the LOC103560800 gene encoding sphingomyelin phosphodiesterase 5 isoform X9 — MQSPPDWPPKPGALRPSPFPHPVLDILHGLACALLFPAYWILDQLLGFWARATRRSGLRWLRAVAGVGASLLLLPLLLLVGLPLALPGFLLWLLLQAWRRPFCYQPPPECWTPPTPWRPPAEPARCFGFLSANLCLLPDGLARFSNLQHSQRRAEALGAVLLAGLRSSRYGATGCSSPGPEAPSGVLIAAVPAGLDFVCLQEVFDLRAARRLVNCLAPNLGPVLYDVGTFGLQPGPHLKLLGSGLLLASRYPLLRAAFWCFPHARREDALASKGLLSAQVQLGILDGRRVVGFLHCTHLHAPNEDGPLRCQQLTLLLDWAEQFEAESRQSDEAVAFSVLLGDLNFDNCSPGAEAPALQPLPGPLPAGHAPGAALGRGNYTERLHALPLGGLLPGDAEEVSGNLGARHRLERECPSLVTQPLLRALEQKEGRRRYLAGPPSGSHRAKPWKGRRVDYITYRGVPGGPLSPEVEQVTFSTALAGLTDHLAVGLRLRVAMSS; from the exons ATGCAATCCCCGCCCGACTGGCCCCCGAAGCCCGGCGCCCTACGGCCCTCGCCCTTCCCGCACCCTGTGCTGGACATCCTCCACGGCCTAGCCTGCGCGCTGCTCTTCCCAGCCTACTGGATCCTGGACCAGCTGCTGGGCTTCTGGGCGCGGGCGACGCGCCGGAGTGGCCTGAGGTGGCTGAGAGCAGTGGCGGGCGTCGGTGcgtctctgctgctgctgccgctgctgctgctcgTCGGCCTGCCCCTGGCACTGCCGGGCTTCTTGCTTTGGCTGCTGCTGCAGGCCTGGCGCCGCCCCTTCTGTTACCAGCCCCCTCCGGAGTGCTGGACGCCCCCCACGCCCTGGCGACCCCCAGCTGAGCCCGCGCGCTGCTTCGGCTTCCTCAGCGCCAACCTGTGTCTGCTCCCCGACGGGCTGGCGCGCTTCAGCAACTTGCAGCACAGCCAGCGGCGGGCCGAGGCCTTGGGCGCCGTGCTGCTCGCCGGTCTGCGTTCCTCGCGCTATGGGGCTACTGGCTGCAGCTCGCCAGGGCCAGAGGCGCCGTCTGGGGTGCTGATAGCCGCGGTGCCGGCGGGTCTGGACTTCGTGTGCCTACAGGAGGTGTTCGATCTGCGCGCGGCGCGCAGACTGGTAAACTGCCTGGCGCCCAATCTGGGCCCGGTGCTGTACGACGTGGGCACGTTCGGCCTGCAGCCCGGGCCGCACCTCAAGCTGCTAGGCAGCGGGCTGCTGCTGGCCTCGCGCTACCCGCTGCTGCGCGCCGCCTTCTGGTGTTTCCCCCATGCGCGTCGCGAGGACGCGCTGGCCTCCAAGGGACTGCTTTCCGCACAG GTACAACTGGGCATCCTAGATGGGCGACGCGTCGTGGGCTTCCTGCATTGCACGCACTTGCATGCGCCGAATG aggatGGGCCCTTGCGCTGTCAACAGCTCACGCTGCTGCTAGACTGGGCCGAGCAGTTTGAGGCCGAGAGCCGTCAGAGCGACGAAGCCGTGGCCTTCAGCGTGCTGCTGGGGGACCTGAACTTCGACAACTGCTCACCAG GAGCAGAAGCACCAGCTCTTCAGCCGCTTCCAGGACCCCTGCCGGCTGGGCACGCGCCGGGAGCAGCCCTGGGCCGTGG GAACTATACTGAACGCCTCCACGCTCTGCCACTCGGTGGCCTGCTCCCCGGAGATGCTGAGGAGGTGAGTGGCAACCTGGGGGCCAGACACCGCCTAGAACGAGAGTGCCCTAGCCTTGTGACACAGCCCCTCCTCAGGGCCCTGGAGCAGAAGGAAGGGCGCCGTCGCTACCTGGCAGGCCCTCCCAGCGGAAGCCACCGGGCTAAGCCCTGGAAGGGGCGGCGCGTGGACTACATCACGTATCGGGGAGTGCCCGGAGGCCCTCTGAgccca GAGGTGGAACAGGTGACATTCAGCACCGCCCTGGCAGGGCTCACAGACCACCTGGCCGTGGGACTTCGGCTCCGAGTTGCGATGTCTTCCTAA
- the LOC103560800 gene encoding sphingomyelin phosphodiesterase 5 isoform X7, which yields MQSPPDWPPKPGALRPSPFPHPVLDILHGLACALLFPAYWILDQLLGFWARATRRSGLRWLRAVAGVGASLLLLPLLLLVGLPLALPGFLLWLLLQAWRRPFCYQPPPECWTPPTPWRPPAEPARCFGFLSANLCLLPDGLARFSNLQHSQRRAEALGAVLLAGLRSSRYGATGCSSPGPEAPSGVLIAAVPAGLDFVCLQEVFDLRAARRLVNCLAPNLGPVLYDVGTFGLQPGPHLKLLGSGLLLASRYPLLRAAFWCFPHARREDALASKGLLSAQVQLGILDGRRVVGFLHCTHLHAPNEDGPLRCQQLTLLLDWAEQFEAESRQSDEAVAFSVLLGDLNFDNCSPGKRRLLQSVAARPGPAHPAPVFLPRPCAGAEAPALQPLPGPLPAGHAPGAALGRGNYTERLHALPLGGLLPGDAEEPLLRALEQKEGRRRYLAGPPSGSHRAKPWKGRRVDYITYRGVPGGPLSPEVEQVTFSTALAGLTDHLAVGLRLRVAMSS from the exons ATGCAATCCCCGCCCGACTGGCCCCCGAAGCCCGGCGCCCTACGGCCCTCGCCCTTCCCGCACCCTGTGCTGGACATCCTCCACGGCCTAGCCTGCGCGCTGCTCTTCCCAGCCTACTGGATCCTGGACCAGCTGCTGGGCTTCTGGGCGCGGGCGACGCGCCGGAGTGGCCTGAGGTGGCTGAGAGCAGTGGCGGGCGTCGGTGcgtctctgctgctgctgccgctgctgctgctcgTCGGCCTGCCCCTGGCACTGCCGGGCTTCTTGCTTTGGCTGCTGCTGCAGGCCTGGCGCCGCCCCTTCTGTTACCAGCCCCCTCCGGAGTGCTGGACGCCCCCCACGCCCTGGCGACCCCCAGCTGAGCCCGCGCGCTGCTTCGGCTTCCTCAGCGCCAACCTGTGTCTGCTCCCCGACGGGCTGGCGCGCTTCAGCAACTTGCAGCACAGCCAGCGGCGGGCCGAGGCCTTGGGCGCCGTGCTGCTCGCCGGTCTGCGTTCCTCGCGCTATGGGGCTACTGGCTGCAGCTCGCCAGGGCCAGAGGCGCCGTCTGGGGTGCTGATAGCCGCGGTGCCGGCGGGTCTGGACTTCGTGTGCCTACAGGAGGTGTTCGATCTGCGCGCGGCGCGCAGACTGGTAAACTGCCTGGCGCCCAATCTGGGCCCGGTGCTGTACGACGTGGGCACGTTCGGCCTGCAGCCCGGGCCGCACCTCAAGCTGCTAGGCAGCGGGCTGCTGCTGGCCTCGCGCTACCCGCTGCTGCGCGCCGCCTTCTGGTGTTTCCCCCATGCGCGTCGCGAGGACGCGCTGGCCTCCAAGGGACTGCTTTCCGCACAG GTACAACTGGGCATCCTAGATGGGCGACGCGTCGTGGGCTTCCTGCATTGCACGCACTTGCATGCGCCGAATG aggatGGGCCCTTGCGCTGTCAACAGCTCACGCTGCTGCTAGACTGGGCCGAGCAGTTTGAGGCCGAGAGCCGTCAGAGCGACGAAGCCGTGGCCTTCAGCGTGCTGCTGGGGGACCTGAACTTCGACAACTGCTCACCAGGTAAGCGGAGGCTGCTGCAGAGCGTGGCCGCGCGGCCTGGCCCCGCCCACCCAGCGCCGGTTTTCCTCCCCAGACCATGCGCAGGAGCAGAAGCACCAGCTCTTCAGCCGCTTCCAGGACCCCTGCCGGCTGGGCACGCGCCGGGAGCAGCCCTGGGCCGTGG GAACTATACTGAACGCCTCCACGCTCTGCCACTCGGTGGCCTGCTCCCCGGAGATGCTGAGGAG CCCCTCCTCAGGGCCCTGGAGCAGAAGGAAGGGCGCCGTCGCTACCTGGCAGGCCCTCCCAGCGGAAGCCACCGGGCTAAGCCCTGGAAGGGGCGGCGCGTGGACTACATCACGTATCGGGGAGTGCCCGGAGGCCCTCTGAgccca GAGGTGGAACAGGTGACATTCAGCACCGCCCTGGCAGGGCTCACAGACCACCTGGCCGTGGGACTTCGGCTCCGAGTTGCGATGTCTTCCTAA
- the LOC103560800 gene encoding sphingomyelin phosphodiesterase 5 isoform X4, which yields MQSPPDWPPKPGALRPSPFPHPVLDILHGLACALLFPAYWILDQLLGFWARATRRSGLRWLRAVAGVGASLLLLPLLLLVGLPLALPGFLLWLLLQAWRRPFCYQPPPECWTPPTPWRPPAEPARCFGFLSANLCLLPDGLARFSNLQHSQRRAEALGAVLLAGLRSSRYGATGCSSPGPEAPSGVLIAAVPAGLDFVCLQEVFDLRAARRLVNCLAPNLGPVLYDVGTFGLQPGPHLKLLGSGLLLASRYPLLRAAFWCFPHARREDALASKGLLSAQVQLGILDGRRVVGFLHCTHLHAPNEDGPLRCQQLTLLLDWAEQFEAESRQSDEAVAFSVLLGDLNFDNCSPGKRRLLQSVAARPGPAHPAPVFLPRPCAGAEAPALQPLPGPLPAGHAPGAALGRGNYTERLHALPLGGLLPGDAEEVSGNLGARHRLERECPSLVTQPLLRALEQKEGRRRYLAGPPSGSHRAKPWKGRRVDYITYRGVPGGPLSPEVEQVTFSTALAGLTDHLAVGLRLRVAMSS from the exons ATGCAATCCCCGCCCGACTGGCCCCCGAAGCCCGGCGCCCTACGGCCCTCGCCCTTCCCGCACCCTGTGCTGGACATCCTCCACGGCCTAGCCTGCGCGCTGCTCTTCCCAGCCTACTGGATCCTGGACCAGCTGCTGGGCTTCTGGGCGCGGGCGACGCGCCGGAGTGGCCTGAGGTGGCTGAGAGCAGTGGCGGGCGTCGGTGcgtctctgctgctgctgccgctgctgctgctcgTCGGCCTGCCCCTGGCACTGCCGGGCTTCTTGCTTTGGCTGCTGCTGCAGGCCTGGCGCCGCCCCTTCTGTTACCAGCCCCCTCCGGAGTGCTGGACGCCCCCCACGCCCTGGCGACCCCCAGCTGAGCCCGCGCGCTGCTTCGGCTTCCTCAGCGCCAACCTGTGTCTGCTCCCCGACGGGCTGGCGCGCTTCAGCAACTTGCAGCACAGCCAGCGGCGGGCCGAGGCCTTGGGCGCCGTGCTGCTCGCCGGTCTGCGTTCCTCGCGCTATGGGGCTACTGGCTGCAGCTCGCCAGGGCCAGAGGCGCCGTCTGGGGTGCTGATAGCCGCGGTGCCGGCGGGTCTGGACTTCGTGTGCCTACAGGAGGTGTTCGATCTGCGCGCGGCGCGCAGACTGGTAAACTGCCTGGCGCCCAATCTGGGCCCGGTGCTGTACGACGTGGGCACGTTCGGCCTGCAGCCCGGGCCGCACCTCAAGCTGCTAGGCAGCGGGCTGCTGCTGGCCTCGCGCTACCCGCTGCTGCGCGCCGCCTTCTGGTGTTTCCCCCATGCGCGTCGCGAGGACGCGCTGGCCTCCAAGGGACTGCTTTCCGCACAG GTACAACTGGGCATCCTAGATGGGCGACGCGTCGTGGGCTTCCTGCATTGCACGCACTTGCATGCGCCGAATG aggatGGGCCCTTGCGCTGTCAACAGCTCACGCTGCTGCTAGACTGGGCCGAGCAGTTTGAGGCCGAGAGCCGTCAGAGCGACGAAGCCGTGGCCTTCAGCGTGCTGCTGGGGGACCTGAACTTCGACAACTGCTCACCAGGTAAGCGGAGGCTGCTGCAGAGCGTGGCCGCGCGGCCTGGCCCCGCCCACCCAGCGCCGGTTTTCCTCCCCAGACCATGCGCAGGAGCAGAAGCACCAGCTCTTCAGCCGCTTCCAGGACCCCTGCCGGCTGGGCACGCGCCGGGAGCAGCCCTGGGCCGTGG GAACTATACTGAACGCCTCCACGCTCTGCCACTCGGTGGCCTGCTCCCCGGAGATGCTGAGGAGGTGAGTGGCAACCTGGGGGCCAGACACCGCCTAGAACGAGAGTGCCCTAGCCTTGTGACACAGCCCCTCCTCAGGGCCCTGGAGCAGAAGGAAGGGCGCCGTCGCTACCTGGCAGGCCCTCCCAGCGGAAGCCACCGGGCTAAGCCCTGGAAGGGGCGGCGCGTGGACTACATCACGTATCGGGGAGTGCCCGGAGGCCCTCTGAgccca GAGGTGGAACAGGTGACATTCAGCACCGCCCTGGCAGGGCTCACAGACCACCTGGCCGTGGGACTTCGGCTCCGAGTTGCGATGTCTTCCTAA